In Mangrovivirga cuniculi, the following proteins share a genomic window:
- a CDS encoding NERD domain-containing protein codes for MEIILLISLPLIAIIILSLYLNAKMPQIIGSIGEGKVARKLKKLNKKEYIVFNDIYLEFDGRTTQIDHLIISVYGVFVIETKNYSGWIHGSEKSEYWHQTKYKAKWKLWNPIKQNLAHVYFLKKLLSEFGRLNYIPVVVFAGNAILKNVHSDTPVIYVEELRSFIKDYFIAYYSESDILAMANKVEASITKNKKGHRKHVKKNLEEKNYKAWAKICPKCGNDLVLRNGKYGQFYGCSNFPACKYSARD; via the coding sequence ATGGAAATCATCTTATTAATTTCCTTACCATTGATTGCGATAATTATTTTATCGCTTTATCTGAATGCTAAAATGCCCCAAATCATTGGGTCTATTGGAGAAGGTAAGGTCGCTCGAAAATTGAAAAAGCTGAACAAGAAAGAGTATATCGTTTTCAATGACATTTACTTGGAATTTGATGGTAGAACCACCCAGATTGACCACCTTATTATATCTGTTTATGGGGTTTTTGTTATCGAAACAAAGAATTACTCCGGATGGATCCATGGTAGTGAAAAATCAGAATATTGGCACCAAACAAAATATAAAGCTAAATGGAAGCTTTGGAATCCTATAAAGCAAAACTTAGCACATGTATATTTCTTGAAAAAATTGCTATCAGAATTCGGTCGACTTAATTATATCCCGGTGGTTGTTTTTGCTGGAAATGCTATTTTAAAGAATGTTCATTCAGATACTCCAGTGATTTATGTAGAAGAATTAAGATCATTTATCAAGGACTATTTCATTGCTTATTATTCGGAAAGTGACATTCTTGCCATGGCCAATAAAGTCGAGGCATCAATAACCAAAAACAAGAAAGGCCATCGAAAACATGTAAAGAAAAACCTCGAAGAAAAAAACTATAAAGCTTGGGCCAAAATCTGCCCGAAATGTGGTAATGATTTAGTTCTAAGAAATGGTAAATACGGGCAGTTTTATGGATGTTCGAATTTCCCGGCTTGTAAATATTCGGCAAGGGATTAA
- a CDS encoding eCIS core domain-containing protein, with product MDYAKKEDQNHQRFRQPDKKNNKEKTLQLLKKPGFRVGNDAPAPGSQSRKSSLSGNVKQKMENSFGTSFSDVNVHKDSPEATKMGAKAFAQGNEVHFAPGQYNPDTKSGQELIGHELTHVVQQKQGRVKATTQAKGAAVNDDPALEKEADEMGKKAAEGKKVKEIKSKQENGALIEEEEKAKQEDQLSDEQLAIISGNFFDQYRSNINACRISLISTFSQLTNAEKSKDASIPGFVGEIIKSALTAAGKSNPMWAIGYEILAYAATEIYNKVNNINNISAGDFLSLIDNGFISIHDNNKLKEDYYRKFLAANKNYFKGLSGDKLVMEAERRADNIFPSQKIIKQGIVLKWIRNSKDGYDWSFSRWKSAYIEISTRYNYVKKSHELMHAQIDDTTGPEGTLQALKDAFSPDYPIMDLPLKKDISMADQLWTDRFFLDEKNNKVGGDDTEIEWKTVLKKFKLADLTPDT from the coding sequence GTGGATTACGCAAAAAAAGAAGATCAAAATCATCAACGATTTAGGCAGCCCGATAAAAAAAACAATAAAGAAAAAACACTCCAGCTCCTGAAAAAACCTGGCTTTAGAGTTGGTAATGATGCTCCTGCACCGGGGTCACAGTCCAGAAAATCATCCCTTTCCGGAAATGTAAAGCAAAAGATGGAAAACTCTTTTGGAACAAGTTTTTCCGATGTCAATGTGCACAAAGATTCTCCAGAGGCTACTAAAATGGGAGCAAAGGCATTTGCACAGGGCAATGAAGTCCATTTTGCTCCAGGCCAGTATAATCCTGATACCAAATCCGGGCAGGAGCTGATCGGTCATGAGCTTACCCATGTGGTACAGCAAAAACAGGGAAGAGTAAAAGCTACAACCCAGGCCAAAGGAGCGGCGGTAAATGATGATCCAGCCCTTGAAAAAGAAGCTGATGAGATGGGTAAGAAAGCAGCTGAGGGGAAAAAAGTAAAGGAAATAAAAAGCAAACAAGAGAATGGCGCATTAATTGAAGAGGAAGAGAAAGCAAAACAAGAAGATCAACTTTCTGATGAACAATTAGCTATTATTTCTGGTAATTTTTTTGATCAATACAGATCTAACATAAATGCCTGTAGAATTTCCCTAATAAGTACTTTTAGCCAACTTACAAACGCAGAAAAAAGTAAGGATGCATCGATTCCAGGTTTCGTAGGTGAAATCATTAAATCTGCACTTACAGCAGCAGGTAAAAGTAATCCCATGTGGGCAATTGGTTACGAAATTTTAGCATATGCAGCCACAGAAATTTATAATAAGGTAAATAATATTAATAATATCTCGGCTGGAGACTTTCTTTCCTTAATTGATAATGGCTTCATTAGTATACATGATAATAATAAATTAAAAGAGGATTATTATAGAAAGTTTTTAGCTGCAAACAAGAATTACTTTAAAGGACTTAGCGGCGATAAATTAGTGATGGAAGCAGAAAGACGTGCAGATAATATATTCCCCAGTCAAAAAATAATTAAACAGGGAATTGTATTAAAATGGATTAGAAATTCAAAAGATGGCTACGATTGGTCTTTTAGTAGATGGAAAAGCGCATATATAGAAATTTCAACCCGCTACAATTACGTTAAGAAGAGCCATGAACTGATGCATGCCCAAATAGATGATACAACAGGGCCAGAAGGCACACTTCAAGCTTTAAAAGATGCGTTTTCACCTGATTATCCTATTATGGATCTACCTTTGAAAAAAGATATATCAATGGCAGATCAATTATGGACAGACAGGTTTTTCCTTGATGAGAAAAATAATAAAGTTGGAGGTGATGATACTGAGATTGAGTGGAAGACGGTACTTAAAAAATTCAAATTAGCTGATTTAACACCTGATACCTAA
- a CDS encoding type I restriction-modification system subunit M translates to MTQTEQDKLGKTLWAIADNLRGAMNADSFRDYMLSFLFLRYLSHNYEESAKKELGSDYPKLEEGDKRTPLGVWYEQNQEDVPEFEKQMRRKVHYVIKPEHLWNNITEMARTQNGELLLTLEEGFRYIENESFDNSFQGLFSEINLNSEKLGRTPSDRNKKLCTIIQKISDGISEFSTDTDTLGDAYEYLIGQFAAGSGKKAGEFYTPQQISTILSEIVTLDSQDPSTGKKSKLDNVLDFACGSGSLLLNVRKRIKNNGGTVGKIYGQENNITTYNLARMNMLLHGMKDTEFDIYHGDTLLNHWDLLNEMNPSKKVEFDAIVANPPFSLRWEPNDTLAEDFRFKSYGMAPKSAADFAFLLHGFHFLSNDGTMAIILPHGVLFRGGAEEKIRTKLLKDNNIDAVIGLPSNLFYSTGIPVCILVLKKCKKEDGVLFINASEHFEKGKRQNSLDNKHINQIVETYKYRRETDRYSRKVSMEEIEKNGYNLNISRYVSTAEEEEPVDLAEVNKTLTSINARIEEKTKEHNEFLKELGLDTI, encoded by the coding sequence ATGACACAAACAGAACAAGATAAATTAGGTAAAACCCTTTGGGCAATAGCAGATAATCTCCGAGGAGCAATGAATGCAGATTCGTTTCGTGATTATATGCTTTCATTTTTATTCTTACGCTATCTATCCCACAATTACGAAGAGTCAGCAAAAAAAGAACTAGGTTCCGATTATCCAAAATTGGAAGAAGGTGATAAACGCACTCCACTTGGTGTTTGGTATGAGCAAAATCAGGAAGATGTACCTGAATTTGAAAAACAAATGCGTAGAAAGGTTCATTATGTTATCAAACCAGAGCACTTATGGAATAATATTACCGAAATGGCTAGAACCCAAAATGGAGAATTACTTCTCACTTTGGAAGAAGGCTTTCGATACATTGAGAATGAATCTTTTGATAATTCGTTTCAGGGTTTATTCTCTGAAATCAATCTTAATTCTGAAAAACTTGGTAGAACACCTTCTGATAGAAACAAAAAGCTTTGTACTATAATTCAGAAAATATCAGATGGTATTTCGGAGTTTTCAACCGACACTGATACTCTGGGTGATGCTTATGAATATTTGATTGGTCAATTTGCCGCTGGTTCAGGTAAAAAAGCCGGAGAGTTTTATACGCCTCAGCAAATTTCAACCATACTTTCAGAAATTGTCACATTAGACAGTCAAGATCCATCCACTGGCAAAAAAAGTAAGCTAGACAACGTACTAGACTTTGCTTGTGGTTCGGGTTCTTTATTACTAAACGTTAGAAAGCGAATCAAAAATAATGGTGGAACTGTAGGTAAAATCTATGGTCAGGAAAACAATATAACTACCTACAACCTGGCTCGAATGAACATGCTTCTGCATGGCATGAAAGATACTGAGTTTGATATTTATCATGGTGATACCCTTCTAAATCATTGGGATTTATTAAACGAAATGAACCCATCAAAAAAAGTAGAATTTGATGCCATTGTAGCAAATCCACCATTCAGTTTGCGTTGGGAGCCTAATGATACCCTTGCTGAAGATTTCCGGTTTAAGAGTTATGGTATGGCTCCGAAATCAGCTGCAGATTTTGCCTTCTTACTTCATGGTTTTCACTTTTTAAGCAATGATGGAACCATGGCAATCATCCTGCCTCATGGAGTATTATTCAGAGGTGGTGCTGAAGAAAAAATCAGAACAAAACTTTTAAAAGACAATAACATTGATGCGGTTATCGGGTTACCATCCAATCTTTTTTATTCAACAGGCATCCCCGTATGTATTTTAGTATTAAAGAAATGTAAAAAGGAAGATGGTGTACTTTTCATTAATGCGAGTGAACACTTTGAGAAAGGGAAACGCCAGAACTCTTTAGATAACAAACATATCAATCAAATAGTAGAAACTTATAAGTACCGAAGAGAAACTGATCGCTATTCTCGCAAGGTTTCTATGGAAGAGATAGAAAAAAATGGCTATAATCTCAATATATCAAGGTATGTGAGTACAGCAGAAGAAGAGGAACCAGTAGACCTGGCTGAAGTGAACAAAACATTAACTTCAATTAATGCACGCATTGAAGAAAAAACCAAAGAACACAATGAGTTCTTAAAAGAACTGGGGCTAGACACAATATAA
- a CDS encoding leucine-rich repeat domain-containing protein, with product MYLFNRKKILLFFALIIIQASLTGCKNDNTDRNNKILHVSDLPEDKYDEYGWLKKEKYPINFNISGNSLSVIQPSHSKRLSDTKYLNISRNNIRDISQLTELESLEVLNASKNEINSLPPSISNMTNLSELNISFNHLTFIPSNIGNLQKLRNLKIRNNFIEELSGIENGNIDTLIADFNHIKKYHLLSLIKVILVFSP from the coding sequence ATGTATTTATTTAATCGAAAAAAAATACTTCTGTTTTTTGCTTTAATAATAATTCAGGCCTCCTTAACAGGATGTAAAAACGATAATACTGATCGCAACAACAAAATACTTCATGTCAGTGATTTGCCTGAAGATAAATATGATGAGTATGGTTGGCTGAAGAAAGAAAAGTATCCCATTAATTTTAACATATCAGGAAATTCACTGAGTGTAATACAACCTTCTCATTCTAAAAGGTTATCAGATACTAAATATTTAAACATCAGTAGAAATAATATTAGAGATATATCACAATTAACAGAATTAGAAAGTCTGGAAGTTTTAAATGCGTCTAAAAACGAGATAAATAGTTTACCTCCATCTATTTCTAATATGACTAATCTTTCCGAATTAAATATCTCATTTAACCACCTTACTTTTATTCCCAGTAACATAGGGAATCTTCAAAAATTAAGGAATCTTAAAATAAGAAATAATTTCATTGAAGAGTTATCAGGAATAGAAAATGGAAATATAGATACGTTGATAGCAGACTTTAATCATATAAAAAAATATCACCTGCTATCTTTGATAAAGGTAATATTAGTTTTTTCTCCTTGA
- a CDS encoding AAA family ATPase: MSGQKKLHKFKSLKEVAIRLRSDLNDHNFVLLYGYNGTGKTRLSVEFKDRSKKRKENPETDTLYYNAYTEDLFYWNNDLENDSERHLIINKESSFFESFKQLALEEKIFVFLERYANFDFKIDYEKWTISFNKGKEPYIKVSRGEENIFIWCIFLAIIQLTIDDDDKSGPYKHVKYIYIDDPISSLDDNNAIAVASDLAQLLKRGKDKIKFVISSHHSLFFNVMYNELKKIKHKCHFLHKNNGDGYVLQATNDTPFFHHVAMLTELKSVSESNQIKTYHFNMLRSVLEKTSTFFGYDEFSRCIYGIEDEVLYSRALNLLSHGKYSIYQPVEMNPDNKDLFKRILKAFLDKHEFQLPEIFA; encoded by the coding sequence ATGAGTGGTCAAAAGAAACTGCATAAATTTAAATCGCTGAAGGAGGTTGCTATTAGGCTAAGAAGTGACCTAAATGATCATAACTTTGTACTACTCTATGGCTATAATGGTACAGGTAAGACTCGTTTATCTGTCGAATTTAAGGATAGAAGTAAGAAACGTAAAGAGAATCCTGAAACTGATACACTATATTATAATGCCTACACCGAAGACTTATTTTATTGGAACAATGATTTAGAAAATGACTCTGAAAGGCATTTAATTATAAACAAAGAATCAAGTTTTTTTGAAAGTTTCAAACAATTAGCACTCGAAGAAAAAATATTTGTCTTTCTTGAGCGATATGCCAATTTTGACTTTAAAATTGATTATGAAAAATGGACTATCTCATTTAATAAGGGGAAAGAACCATATATTAAAGTATCGAGGGGTGAAGAAAATATATTCATCTGGTGTATTTTCCTGGCTATTATTCAATTGACAATAGATGATGATGATAAATCAGGTCCATACAAACATGTAAAATATATTTATATAGATGACCCTATCTCCTCTTTAGATGACAATAATGCAATAGCTGTTGCTAGCGATCTTGCTCAATTGCTAAAAAGAGGGAAAGATAAAATTAAATTTGTTATTTCTTCACATCATTCATTATTCTTTAATGTAATGTATAATGAACTTAAAAAAATCAAACACAAGTGCCATTTCCTACACAAAAACAATGGTGATGGATACGTGCTACAAGCTACTAACGACACTCCATTTTTCCATCATGTTGCAATGCTAACTGAACTAAAATCAGTATCAGAGTCAAACCAAATAAAAACTTATCATTTTAACATGTTAAGAAGTGTACTTGAGAAGACTTCAACTTTTTTTGGATATGACGAGTTTTCCAGGTGCATCTATGGAATAGAAGATGAGGTGTTATATTCACGTGCTTTAAACTTATTAAGTCATGGGAAGTATTCCATTTATCAACCTGTTGAAATGAACCCTGACAATAAAGACCTATTTAAAAGAATATTAAAGGCGTTTCTGGATAAACATGAATTTCAATTACCAGAAATATTTGCTTAA
- a CDS encoding type I restriction endonuclease subunit R, with protein MTKEHQIEKNLIEQLKGLKYTHRPDIDDRKTLEQNFKTKFEALNRVRLSDSEFLRLREEIIEPDVFEASKLLRERQYFQREDGTPLHYTLVNIKDWCKNEFEVVSQLKINTENSNQRYDVILLINGLPVVQIELKKLDISPRKAMQQIVDYKNEPGNGYGNSLMCFMQLFIVSNRSNTFYFANNKIQHFQFNADEQFLPIYQLADESNNKITHLETFTEKFLSKCSLGEMISKYMVLVESEKKMLVMRPYQIYAVKAIVDCIHQNRGNGFIWHTTGSGKTLTSFKASTLLKDNHDIEKCLFVVDRKDLDRQTREEFNKFQEGSVEENTNTETLVRRMLSTDYADKVIVTTIQKLGLALDGTNSRNYKERLEPLSDKRIVFIFDECHRSQFGENHKAIKEFFPNAQLFGFTGTPIFDENATYKIREEQYEKYKTTEAIFEKQLHAYTITHAIDDRNVLRFHIDYFKGKGDKTPNPGEPIAQQAIVEAIINKHNAATNQRKFNAVLATASINNAIEYYRLFKEVQNSKSAEDPDYIPLNIACVFSPPAQLIAKNGDKQSLKNAADIKQLQEDLQQEKEDNKKNPEEKKKALTEIITDYNNQYGTNHNINDFDLYYQDLQARIKNQKFSNKDYPHKNKIDLTIVVDMLLTGFDSKYLNTLYVDKNLKYHGLIQAFSRTNRVLNDTKPYGNILDFRSQQDPVNQAITLFSGEDGSKAKEIWMVDPAPVVIEQYRDAVEALGDFMQEHNLVNEPQAVYNLRGDAAKIAFVKNFKEVQRLKTQLDQYTDLDDEQQATIEAILPKDNLQEFRSSYLETAKQLREIQQKEGDNAPEDIQQLDFEFVLFASAVIDYDYIMNLIAESTQQKPSKQKMSKSQVISLLKSNSNLMDEEADLSEYINQVDWSVGQTANELKENYETFKIEKYDKELAQIANNHGLQTTELKSFVEQIMNRMIFDGEKLTDLMEPLELGWKQRSKAETALMKELTPQLKKLAQGREISGLAAYE; from the coding sequence ATGACTAAAGAACATCAAATAGAAAAAAATCTGATCGAACAATTAAAAGGGTTAAAATATACTCATCGACCAGATATTGATGATAGAAAAACACTTGAACAAAATTTCAAAACCAAGTTTGAAGCACTAAATAGAGTTCGATTATCTGATAGTGAGTTTTTGCGCTTGCGTGAAGAAATAATTGAACCTGATGTCTTCGAAGCCTCCAAATTACTTCGTGAAAGACAGTATTTTCAACGAGAGGATGGAACTCCTTTGCATTACACCCTTGTAAATATTAAAGATTGGTGTAAAAATGAATTTGAGGTTGTTAGTCAATTAAAAATCAACACCGAAAACAGTAATCAACGATATGATGTCATTCTACTTATAAATGGATTACCGGTTGTTCAAATTGAATTAAAAAAATTAGACATTTCTCCACGAAAGGCTATGCAGCAAATTGTGGATTATAAAAATGAACCGGGTAATGGTTATGGGAACTCACTTATGTGCTTTATGCAATTATTTATTGTGAGTAATCGCAGTAACACATTCTATTTTGCAAATAACAAAATTCAACATTTTCAATTTAATGCCGATGAGCAATTTTTGCCGATATATCAGTTAGCTGATGAAAGCAATAATAAAATAACTCATCTTGAAACATTCACAGAAAAATTCCTATCTAAGTGTTCGCTTGGTGAGATGATCAGCAAATATATGGTGCTGGTTGAAAGTGAAAAGAAAATGCTTGTGATGCGCCCATATCAAATTTATGCGGTAAAAGCGATTGTTGATTGTATTCACCAAAATAGAGGTAATGGGTTCATCTGGCACACTACTGGTAGTGGTAAGACATTAACTTCATTTAAGGCTTCTACCCTATTAAAAGATAATCATGATATTGAAAAATGTCTTTTTGTAGTAGATAGAAAAGATCTTGACAGGCAAACACGCGAAGAGTTCAATAAATTTCAAGAAGGCTCGGTAGAAGAAAACACCAATACAGAAACTTTGGTAAGACGAATGCTTTCTACAGACTATGCTGACAAGGTAATTGTAACTACCATACAAAAATTAGGTCTGGCGCTTGATGGAACTAATAGTCGCAATTATAAAGAGCGGTTAGAGCCGTTAAGTGATAAACGAATAGTTTTCATATTCGATGAATGCCACCGCTCACAATTTGGAGAAAATCATAAAGCAATTAAAGAGTTTTTCCCAAATGCCCAACTTTTTGGCTTTACAGGAACGCCTATTTTTGATGAGAATGCAACCTATAAAATACGCGAAGAACAATATGAAAAATACAAAACAACAGAAGCCATATTCGAAAAGCAGTTGCATGCCTATACGATAACCCATGCAATAGATGATAGAAACGTTTTACGATTTCATATAGATTACTTCAAGGGCAAAGGTGATAAAACACCTAATCCAGGAGAGCCAATCGCTCAGCAAGCTATAGTAGAAGCAATTATTAATAAACACAATGCAGCTACTAATCAACGAAAATTCAATGCAGTGCTTGCAACTGCTTCAATAAATAATGCAATTGAATATTATCGTTTGTTTAAAGAGGTTCAAAATAGTAAATCGGCTGAAGACCCGGATTATATCCCACTTAACATTGCCTGTGTTTTTTCTCCACCTGCTCAATTAATTGCTAAAAATGGAGATAAGCAAAGCTTAAAAAATGCAGCTGACATCAAACAACTTCAGGAAGATTTACAACAAGAAAAAGAAGATAATAAGAAAAACCCTGAAGAAAAGAAAAAAGCATTAACAGAAATAATTACTGATTACAATAATCAATATGGCACAAATCATAATATCAATGATTTTGATTTGTACTATCAGGATTTACAGGCTCGCATTAAAAATCAAAAATTTAGTAATAAAGATTATCCACACAAGAATAAAATAGACTTAACAATAGTTGTGGATATGCTACTTACCGGGTTTGATTCTAAATATTTAAACACCCTGTACGTAGATAAAAATTTAAAATACCATGGTTTGATCCAGGCATTTTCAAGGACAAACCGTGTGCTCAATGACACTAAACCGTATGGCAACATATTAGATTTCCGTTCCCAACAAGATCCAGTAAACCAGGCTATCACACTTTTCTCTGGTGAGGATGGTAGTAAGGCGAAGGAAATCTGGATGGTAGACCCTGCACCGGTAGTGATTGAGCAATACCGCGATGCTGTAGAAGCATTAGGTGATTTCATGCAAGAACACAATCTGGTAAACGAACCTCAGGCAGTTTATAATCTTCGAGGTGATGCGGCAAAAATTGCTTTTGTAAAAAACTTCAAGGAAGTACAACGACTTAAAACCCAACTTGATCAGTATACCGATTTAGATGATGAGCAACAAGCTACCATTGAAGCCATTTTACCTAAAGATAATTTACAAGAATTTAGAAGTTCGTATTTAGAAACAGCCAAACAACTTCGGGAGATTCAACAAAAAGAAGGTGATAATGCCCCAGAAGATATTCAACAATTAGACTTTGAGTTTGTCTTGTTTGCCTCTGCTGTTATTGATTATGATTATATAATGAATCTCATTGCAGAAAGTACACAGCAAAAGCCATCAAAGCAAAAAATGAGCAAGTCTCAAGTAATTAGCTTGTTAAAATCAAACTCTAATTTGATGGATGAAGAAGCTGACTTATCTGAATATATAAATCAAGTAGATTGGAGTGTTGGGCAAACCGCCAATGAGCTAAAAGAAAATTATGAGACTTTTAAAATTGAAAAATACGATAAAGAATTAGCCCAAATAGCAAATAATCATGGCTTACAAACAACAGAACTAAAAAGTTTTGTAGAACAGATAATGAATCGAATGATTTTTGACGGGGAAAAACTCACCGATCTGATGGAACCATTAGAATTGGGGTGGAAACAACGAAGTAAGGCAGAAACTGCACTAATGAAAGAATTAACCCCTCAATTAAAGAAATTAGCACAAGGTAGAGAAATATCAGGATTAGCTGCTTATGAATAA
- a CDS encoding leucine-rich repeat domain-containing protein: MRKIFIILYLPVCILLTYCKNRSTDDFESKNITETGMEKRRECTSLDYDSLFALNTYFVGKDINDFEDDNNINFDEVKSVNSTAIKLNEKKLSNLRNLKWLDIQDQNIDNSVLENFYKNNCLQYLNIVYSNLKNLPAGLEKFQHLQYLKLRKNKIQEINEFPDISLIELDLSENIISSFEISGQSLESLSELHLNDNHLKDFPKSILKCENLETLFIGNNPINSIPKEIIKLKNLNYLYLHNIDLKEFPYFLKESTSLETIIFSKYIVDEDLEDSIREDFKPIRIEFVD; the protein is encoded by the coding sequence ATGAGAAAGATATTTATAATCCTTTACCTTCCAGTATGTATATTATTAACATACTGTAAAAATAGATCAACCGATGATTTTGAATCAAAAAATATCACAGAAACTGGTATGGAAAAACGCAGAGAATGTACTTCGTTAGATTATGATAGTTTGTTTGCATTGAATACTTATTTTGTAGGTAAAGACATTAATGATTTCGAAGATGATAATAATATCAACTTTGATGAAGTTAAAAGTGTAAATTCAACTGCTATAAAACTGAACGAAAAGAAGTTGTCGAATTTAAGAAATTTAAAATGGCTTGATATTCAGGATCAGAATATTGATAATTCGGTGTTAGAAAATTTCTATAAAAACAACTGTTTGCAATATCTCAATATAGTTTATTCAAACTTAAAAAATCTTCCTGCTGGTCTTGAAAAATTTCAACACCTGCAATACCTGAAACTAAGAAAAAATAAGATACAAGAAATAAACGAATTCCCTGACATAAGCCTTATCGAACTAGACTTAAGTGAAAATATAATTAGCTCATTTGAAATCAGTGGTCAGAGCTTGGAAAGTTTGAGTGAATTACACTTAAATGATAACCATCTTAAAGATTTCCCGAAGTCAATTTTGAAATGTGAAAATTTAGAAACTCTTTTTATAGGAAATAATCCGATTAACTCCATTCCCAAAGAAATTATCAAATTAAAGAATTTAAATTATTTATATCTTCATAATATTGATTTAAAAGAATTTCCCTATTTCCTTAAAGAATCTACTAGCTTGGAAACCATAATTTTTTCTAAATATATTGTAGACGAAGACCTGGAAGATAGTATCAGAGAAGATTTTAAACCTATCAGAATTGAATTTGTTGATTAA
- a CDS encoding restriction endonuclease subunit S: MGRKNAWQACKKNINQNKNGKITSVFTNSATDGIVNQREYFDKDIANKKSLNNYYLVEDGDYVYNPRISVHAPVGPLSKNRLGITGAMSPLYTVFRFNDKQNSFYEYYFQTSHWYKSIKAASNTGARFDRMSITASAFMEIPVLYISLPEQQKIASCLSSLDELIATHNEKLEALKNHKKGLMQNLFPQEGQKVPNYRFPEFKNDGEWVEKKLGDAADFINGRAYKKEELLTSGKYRVLRVGNFFTNNEWYYSDLKLGEDKYCDNGDLLYAWSASFGPRIWKEEKVIYHYHIWKVVERSDIDKQFLFVLLDFETENIKTAQARGLGMQHLTKSGIESWESRIPPTKEEQQKISSSFSAIDELITAQSEKIEQLQQHKKGLMQGLFPKIDS, translated from the coding sequence GTGGGAAGAAAAAATGCTTGGCAAGCTTGCAAAAAGAATATTAACCAAAATAAAAATGGAAAAATCACTTCTGTCTTTACAAATTCTGCAACTGATGGCATAGTAAATCAGCGAGAATATTTTGATAAAGATATTGCTAATAAAAAAAGCTTAAATAATTATTATTTAGTAGAGGATGGAGACTATGTATACAACCCTAGAATATCAGTTCATGCCCCAGTTGGTCCATTGTCAAAAAATCGATTAGGAATAACTGGAGCAATGTCTCCGCTTTATACAGTTTTTAGATTTAATGATAAACAGAATAGTTTTTACGAATATTATTTCCAAACCTCACATTGGTATAAATCAATAAAAGCTGCCTCAAACACAGGAGCAAGATTTGATAGAATGAGCATTACTGCTAGTGCATTTATGGAAATCCCTGTTTTGTATATTAGCTTACCTGAACAACAAAAAATCGCCTCCTGCCTTTCTTCTTTAGATGAGTTAATCGCAACACACAATGAAAAGCTTGAAGCTCTAAAAAACCACAAAAAAGGATTAATGCAAAACCTCTTTCCTCAGGAAGGTCAAAAAGTACCAAACTATCGGTTTCCGGAGTTTAAAAATGATGGGGAGTGGGTGGAGAAGAAGTTGGGAGATGCCGCTGATTTTATTAATGGCAGAGCATACAAGAAAGAAGAATTGCTCACATCAGGGAAGTATCGTGTTTTACGAGTTGGCAACTTTTTCACTAACAATGAATGGTACTATTCAGACCTAAAACTTGGTGAAGACAAGTATTGCGACAATGGCGATCTTCTTTATGCTTGGTCAGCATCTTTCGGTCCACGAATTTGGAAGGAAGAAAAGGTTATATACCACTACCATATTTGGAAGGTTGTTGAAAGAAGCGATATAGATAAGCAATTCCTCTTCGTCCTACTTGACTTTGAAACTGAAAATATCAAAACAGCACAAGCAAGGGGGCTTGGAATGCAACATTTGACTAAATCAGGTATAGAGTCTTGGGAAAGTAGAATTCCACCAACCAAAGAAGAACAACAAAAAATTTCTTCTAGTTTTTCTGCTATAGATGAACTTATCACTGCTCAATCAGAAAAAATTGAACAGCTGCAGCAACATAAAAAGGGCTTAATGCAAGGCTTGTTTCCGAAAATTGATAGTTAA
- a CDS encoding leucine-rich repeat domain-containing protein, translating to MRRNFISSFPEIDKNNTELKVLNLENNNLNELPNSFVNFDSLQYLNISYNQFKEFPEVLFKLKNLKQLDISHNNLQLTKEELREISEKFQGKVNIQY from the coding sequence TTGAGAAGGAATTTTATATCAAGCTTCCCTGAAATTGATAAAAACAACACTGAATTGAAGGTTCTGAATTTAGAAAACAATAATTTAAATGAATTACCAAACTCTTTCGTCAATTTCGATTCTCTTCAATATTTAAACATTAGTTATAATCAATTCAAAGAATTTCCTGAAGTACTGTTCAAATTAAAAAATCTAAAACAACTAGATATTAGTCATAATAATCTTCAGCTCACAAAAGAAGAATTGAGAGAAATTAGTGAAAAATTTCAGGGTAAAGTGAATATTCAATATTAA